A segment of the Nitrospirota bacterium genome:
TCAGGGCGCTTGCGATAAAAATAAAAGGCAAAGAGTATTGGGACAGGAATGATCTGATAATAACAACACCCTTTACTTTTACGGCTACAGGAGACGCGATACTCCGCGCCGGGGCGACTCCTGTATTTGTCGATATCGACCCTGTCACATACAACATCGATACAGACAGGATACTTGAATGTGTCTCATCATCAAAGGGAGAAAATTTTGTAGGCATATTGCCGGTGCATCTTTACGGCCGGGGCTGCGACATGGACAGGTTAATGGATATCGCAAGAGAATATGATCTCTTTGTCGTGGAAGACGTGGCACAGGCCTTCGGCGGAAGCCATGAGGGCAGGAAACTCGGCTCCATCGGCGCTGCGGGAATTTTCAGTTTTTTCCCTTCAAAAAATCTCGGCGGGTTTGGCGACGGAGGGATGGTTTCTACAAACGATGATGAGATAGCGGGACTGGTCCGCATGTTGTTGAAGCATGGCGGAAAAGACAAATACAACGTTGATTATGTCGGCTACAACGCGAGACTCGACACGCTTCAGGCAGCCGTGCTCCTGTCAAAGATCAAATACCTGGACGAGTTCAACAGGCGCCGGAGAAACATCGCGGAGATATATACCAGCTCTCTCACAGGCCTTGCAGGATTAATCTTACCGGGCAATAAAGCAGGGCATGTTTACCATCAATACACAGTGCGTGCATCGAGGCGTATGGAACTACAGGCATATCTCAAGGGAATGGGCATATCCACGATGATATATTATCCGTTCCCGCTGCACAGGATGAAGGTGTTTGAAGGCAGAATGAATATCCCGGGAGCATTGACCAATGCTGAAAGGGCGGCTGAAGAGGTGTTCTCACTCCCGATAGGGCCTTTGCAGAAAGATGAAGACACAAAATATGTGATTGATGCGATCAAACGGTTTGTAGAGATCAACCAGGAAAACCACAATATAGTCTCAGTTTATTAATTTACCGGAAATGGTTTCCTGCTGGGCAGGAATGACACCAGCCGGTCACTCCCATAAAAACGGGAATAAGGAAGGCAGGGCAGGCATGAAGAGTATTGCAAGCAATACACTCCAGTTCTTAAGAGACTTCATCATCAGCAACAGGCGCGTCATTGTCATCATCGTTCATCTTGCACAAGCCGCACTGGCAAATTACCTGGCATTTTTTATCAGGTTCGATACAGTCATCCCGCATGAGTATTTCAATATGCTGGTGTATTATCTCCCCGCCCTGTTGGCGATACGCCTTGTTTTTTATATTCAGGCGGGCCTCTATAAAGACATCTGGAAGTATTCAAGCATACGCGACATGGTCAAGATCATAAAATCCGTGACCGTCGGGAGCCTCTTGTTCTATATTGCAATCAGGTATTTGATCGGCAATACATCATATCCTCAGTCCATATATATACTTGACGGGTTGCTGCTCATAATTATTTCAAGCGGCAGCCGGCTTTTCATACGGGTATTCAAGGAATATCTGCACTCCCAGCATCTGGGAAAAAGAATACTTATCGTCGGCGCGGGAGATGCCGGAGTGAAAATTTTCAGGGATATAAAAAATAATCCTAAATCATACTATGAGCCCATAGGTTTTATTGATGACGATCCTTACAAGAAAGGGCTCGTGATTCACGGTGTCCCGATCTTCGGCCCGATCAGCATGATCCCCTATATTATTGAGACAAACAAGCCGGATGAAATTTTAATCACTATTTCCTCAAACAATAACGACAACATCAGGAAGATATATGAATTATGCAAGTCATACAACGTCCTGATCAAAAAGCTGCCGGGTATAAACGATATACTCGAAGGCAATATCGCCATGGCTGTAAAACTCGGGCAGCAGCTGGTCGAAGCCAATATAGTAACGGAAGATAAAGTGCAGCAGGCCCTTGAACTGCAAAAAAAGGAAGGCGGAAGGCTTGGCTCAAAGCTTATTAAACTCGGTCATATTTCTGAAGAGAACCTTGTGTCGTTCCTCAATAAGCATCTCGGCATTTCACATATAAAACCGATCTCGCTCGAAGACCTCCTGCAGAGAGAACCGGTAAGACATGATATTGAATCCGTGAGGAACTTCATCAAAGGCAAATCCGTGCTGGTGACCGGCGCGGGAGGCTCTATCGGGTCGGAGCTTTGCAGGCAGATAACAAAGTATCATCCGGCAAGCCTTGTCCTGATGGACAGATACGAAAACACCCTGTTCAGTATTGACCATGAGTTGAGGTGTAATGATGGAAACGGCAACGGGAAATCCCAGTGCAATATTGTGGCGGCAATCGGAGATATTGTTGACCCGGTGACACTGGAATATATATTTTCAAAGCATAAACCACAGATCGTTTTCCACGCGGCCGCCCACAAGCATGTGCCGCTTATGGAATATAATCCGATTGAGGCTGTAAAGAACAATATACTTGGCACCAGGAACCTCCTTGATGCCGCATCGAGACATTACGCGGAGAGTTTCGTGATGATATCAACGGACAAGGCCATAAACCCAACCAGCATTATGGGGGCCACAAAACGCGTGGCCGAGTTATTGACCCTGAACAAAAAATCCGCTTCAGGCACGAAATTTACCACTGTCAGGTTCGGAAATGTCCTCGGAAGCAACGGAAGCGTGGTCCCTATCTTCAAGGAACAGCTAAAGAAAGGCGGCCCGATAACCGTGACACATCCCGATATGAAGAGGTTTTTTATGCTCATCCCTGAAGCAGTCCAGCTTGTTCTGCTGGCAGCTTCATCAGGAAACGGCGGTGAGATATTTGTACTTGATATGGGACACCAGATTAAGATAAACGACCTTGCTGAAAGCATCATAAGACTTTCAGGTTTTATTCCTCACAAGGAGATCAAGATAATGTACACCGGTCTGAGGCCCGGTGAAAAGCTGTATGAAGAACTTTTTGACGTATCTGAAAAAATAATTCCCACTTTCCATAAAAAACTCAGGATAGCCGTACCCGGTCCCCTGCCCATTGAAAACCTCAATGAATATATTTCAGAATTTGAGGGCATTGTTTCCAATTATGCTGTTGACAGCATAATTCCCGCCATCCAAAAAGTTGTGCCGAATTATGGCAATGGCAACATGTCATATGCCGAGCATCATATAGGGGTGTAATTACTACACCGTC
Coding sequences within it:
- a CDS encoding DegT/DnrJ/EryC1/StrS family aminotransferase, giving the protein MKQIPMLDLKGEYEYMKADIDSAIKRCLEHQKWVLGPEVKELEETIAGYVNVKHCVGISSGTDALVLSLRALAIKIKGKEYWDRNDLIITTPFTFTATGDAILRAGATPVFVDIDPVTYNIDTDRILECVSSSKGENFVGILPVHLYGRGCDMDRLMDIAREYDLFVVEDVAQAFGGSHEGRKLGSIGAAGIFSFFPSKNLGGFGDGGMVSTNDDEIAGLVRMLLKHGGKDKYNVDYVGYNARLDTLQAAVLLSKIKYLDEFNRRRRNIAEIYTSSLTGLAGLILPGNKAGHVYHQYTVRASRRMELQAYLKGMGISTMIYYPFPLHRMKVFEGRMNIPGALTNAERAAEEVFSLPIGPLQKDEDTKYVIDAIKRFVEINQENHNIVSVY
- a CDS encoding polysaccharide biosynthesis protein, giving the protein MTPAGHSHKNGNKEGRAGMKSIASNTLQFLRDFIISNRRVIVIIVHLAQAALANYLAFFIRFDTVIPHEYFNMLVYYLPALLAIRLVFYIQAGLYKDIWKYSSIRDMVKIIKSVTVGSLLFYIAIRYLIGNTSYPQSIYILDGLLLIIISSGSRLFIRVFKEYLHSQHLGKRILIVGAGDAGVKIFRDIKNNPKSYYEPIGFIDDDPYKKGLVIHGVPIFGPISMIPYIIETNKPDEILITISSNNNDNIRKIYELCKSYNVLIKKLPGINDILEGNIAMAVKLGQQLVEANIVTEDKVQQALELQKKEGGRLGSKLIKLGHISEENLVSFLNKHLGISHIKPISLEDLLQREPVRHDIESVRNFIKGKSVLVTGAGGSIGSELCRQITKYHPASLVLMDRYENTLFSIDHELRCNDGNGNGKSQCNIVAAIGDIVDPVTLEYIFSKHKPQIVFHAAAHKHVPLMEYNPIEAVKNNILGTRNLLDAASRHYAESFVMISTDKAINPTSIMGATKRVAELLTLNKKSASGTKFTTVRFGNVLGSNGSVVPIFKEQLKKGGPITVTHPDMKRFFMLIPEAVQLVLLAASSGNGGEIFVLDMGHQIKINDLAESIIRLSGFIPHKEIKIMYTGLRPGEKLYEELFDVSEKIIPTFHKKLRIAVPGPLPIENLNEYISEFEGIVSNYAVDSIIPAIQKVVPNYGNGNMSYAEHHIGV